Proteins encoded by one window of Rutidosis leptorrhynchoides isolate AG116_Rl617_1_P2 chromosome 7, CSIRO_AGI_Rlap_v1, whole genome shotgun sequence:
- the LOC139858040 gene encoding serine/threonine-protein phosphatase PP2A catalytic subunit — translation MPLQSDLDRQIEHLMDCKSLPESEVRTLCDQARAILVEEWNVQPVKCPVTVCGDIHGQFHDLLELFRIGGSAPDTNYLFMGDYVDRGYYSVETVTLLVALKVRYRDRITILRGNHESRQITQVYGFYDECLRKYGNANVWKHFTDLFDYLPLTALIESQVFCLHGGLSPSLDTLDNIRALDRIQEVPHEGPMCDLLWSDPDDRCGWGISPRGAGYTFGQDIAAQFNHTNGLSLISRAHQLVMEGYNWSQENNVVTVFSAPNYCYRCGNMAAILEIGENMDRNFLQFDPAPRQVEPDTARRTPDYFL, via the exons ATGCCGTTACAATCGGATCTAGATCGTCAGATCGAACACTTGATGGATTGTAAATCGTTACCGGAATCGGAGGTTCGGACGCTGTGCGATCAAGCTAGGGCTATTTTAGTTGAGGAATGGAACGTACAACCGGTCAAATGTCCGGTGACTGTGTGTGGTGATATACATGGACAGTTTCATGATTTACTTGAGCTATTTCGCATCGGAGGCAGTGCTCCTGATACTAACTACTTGTTTATGGGAGATTATGTTG ATAGAGGTTACTATTCGGTGGAGACAGTAACACTGCTTGTGGCATTGAAAGTTCGTTATAGAGATAGGATTACAATTCTTAGAGGAAACCATGAGAGCAGGCAAATAACTCAAGT GTATGGATTTTATGATGAATGCTTGAGGAAATATGGAAATGCAAATGTATGGAAACATTTTACAGACCTTTTTGATTATCTACCACTCACTGCCCTTATTGAGAGTCAG GTATTTTGTCTGCATGGTGGTTTGTCTCCTTCTTTGGATACGCTAGATAACATTCGTGCTCTAGATCGTATACAAGAG GTTCCTCACGAGGGGCCAATGTGTGACCTCTTGTGGTCTGATCCTGATGACCGGTGTGGTTGGGGAATCTCACCTCGTGGAGCTGGTTACACCTTTGGTCAAGACATAGCTGCACAATTTAACCATACAAATGGGCTCAGTCTTATTTCTAGGGCACATCAGCTTGTCATGGAAGGTTACAATTGGTCTCAG GAGAATAACGTTGTAACGGTATTTAGTGCTCCAAACTATTGCTATAGATGTGGAAATATGGCTGCAATACTTGAAATTGGAGAAAATATGGACCGGAATTTCTTACAGTTTGACCCGGCCCCACGTCAGGTTGAACCGGACACTGCACGAAGAACTCCAGACTACTTTTTGTAA